The Penicillium psychrofluorescens genome assembly, chromosome: 2 nucleotide sequence GGTAAGTAGTGTGCAAAGCGCAGGACTCTGGAAAAGCACCCGACAGCTAATGATTGGTCGGGGAGGCAGTCAATAGAAGGCCGTGGTGATTTGGGGTATGTTGTGCATCATTCGTTCACTCTTCCTCTCGAACTCCATACATATCTCCGAGGTCAATGGCCGTGCCAATCCTAAATAGGACAGGGGCTGTTTCCACTTTGGGCTAGGTAATAGCAGATCGCAAGCCATTGACACTGCCGAGAAGTGATGAGAATGTTGTCTCCTTGTCGACACGTTCAGGGGCGGTGAGTTTCCTCCGCCAGTTCCAAATCACTATAAGCTGTATCCATGAAGATAGGATGGAGTGTGTAGTAGATCGGCCACTCCCCGTGCCGGAGCTCCACCTCGGAGAACGAGCCTTCTCCGGCTCCACTGTTCGTGATCTATCACTTCGAAAAGGCTACATTTTTCCACGCGACACATAAAGCAGGGTAATTGTCCGAATAATTATTAGGGTTGCTCTAGCGAGCCCTACCAGGTACATCCGTCGCTGCAGGTACCTCTGAGATGAGTTTTAGGGTGCTAAATTTATACTTCGATTTAACTTTTGCTAGGTGGGATCCCGCCACTAGGGCGAGAACCGCATGGATTTTCATCAAACAAACCATGGACTGAAGTAGTCATCATTGTCTCAGCCTGGCCTTCGAAGGCACATGCCCCGTTGTCGGATGCCTTTTGCCGCCCGTTGGGGGGCTGTATTGATATCTCGACGTCCTGACGAGCATCCCTGTGTGACGCTGGCCATTCGCTGCCGAGCAACGATGAACCGTGGTTGATCCCGCGGCCCATTTCCGGATCGCATGGAAGAACCTGAAACCATCAGGCGACAAAAAAGAAGCCAATGTTTCGTGTGCGGGCTCTTGAAAACTTAGACTTTCAGAGCATTGGAACAGTCCATTACCAAGACTCTCCGAAAAAGGCAGCAGCCGGGGTGGCATATTGTATATTCTTGAACTCTCCTGTTCCGCGACCCTGGTTCAATATGCCGGTTGTTCTAGGGTTCGCTGGGCGTTTGTCTCAACGTCTAACGGAATATGGCAGCAAGCATCGCGCGGGCCATTCACACTACTGGAACTGTCACGGCAAGGCCGGCAATTCCGCCATTATTGATTCCTCAGCCTTTTCAGAATACATTCAATAAGATTGGCACATCAAGTTGCCCTGTACCAGCGCCTCCGATTCCAAGGCATCTACTCCTTTGAACACAAAGTTCCTGGGCTATCACCTGCGTACCATGGATCCTGAGATTGAGGGTTACTTTCTTATGATCGACAACCTGTTTGCTGATATCCACAGTGAAGGATGTTTCGCCGATGGTCCTACTTGTCCTCCCTCAATCCATGTAGTGGACCTGATGCATATTCTCATTGGCGGCAGGTCATCCTGTCATCCCAAACTTTGATCCATCTGGATCTACAGCCTGGCAACATTCGATCGCGTCGTATCATAACCCATGTGCCCTCTCGGCAGATGGATCCCGAGGGAATAAAAGCCAGAAAGTATTTCGCCGCTGTTGAGATTGCATGACATGCCCAGCAGGATAATATCAAGACAGGGATATAGCCGGCAACAAAAGCCGACAATTGGTCAGTTGATCTAGTCTCGCGATGTCAAGAGCTTGTCAGGCGGGCACCAACTTTTCTGGATGATTGACGTTGGATGCAGTCCGGTTAAAGACGGCCGGCAGGACGAACAGACAAACGTCTGTTTTCCCACTCCGCCAGTGTGGCGACCAGATGCTTGTCTTCATCTTTCCATTCTATTCCCTGGCACCCGAGCGACCAACCCGGACTCGGGCTTGAGTAGCACGAAGGAAACAgccaagaaaacaaaacgCCCCTCGAGAAATGTGCTCAACGGCAACCTCCTTTACCAAGAACTTCCCTTCTCGTCGATTGCCTCGAGTGTCCCACCACACGATCCAATAATTTGCCATCGTGGCCCCCGGAAAGTCATGAACGCCTTTCACATGTATCTTGCTTGTCCCACTTCAGTCCACATTAGCGGAGGAATAAAAGACAAATCCAAAGGATTTTAAAATGTGGTGGCCTAGTATTTTCCGAAAGAAATTACCAACAAGTTCGCGGATCCGCCCCATCCTTGTCAACCTGGGTTCTTTCGCAAGGGGCGCAGCGAAGCGTGCCTATCCCCATGTAAGCTTTTCCAGGTCTCTTTCCTTAAGTGGAATGCTGATGCTACGTTTTGCAACCCAATCTTGAGCCATTTCCAGTGAGGTGGGTCCCGTTGTTCGTTGTTCAAGGATCTAGATAAGTCTGTGAGGGTGAAAAGAAGGTCTATCTTCGTTCGGGGAGGCCGAGGGCGTCGAACATGCACTCACGTGCATCAATCTAGACTTTGGACAGATCTTTAGGCATCAGAGAAACCCTCTTTACGCATTCAGCGATGAAACATCAGGGATGTcgctgcagctggctggGCAGAATTGTTGAATCTGGCGAGAGCTAAGTAGATGCTAGAGAAAGATTAAAGGCACTTGGAATAGGCTAAGTCGGGGCTGGCCTTCTTCCATTCACAATATCGTTCCATTCTGGCAGGTAGAGCATATCTGGCATCGAGTCACTGAACAAATCACCCTCAATGTTCCAAGACAGATCCGACGATGGCATTCTTTGGCTGGGCCATTCAGGCTCTAGCATGCTCTCATCTCTCTGCTCATACTCGATATTCGTATCCTCTGGTGATCCATTGTGAGTTGCAAAGTTTGCTTTATCGACATGAGAACTCTGCGAGACCCCCTTGTTGATTTTTTTACGTGTTCCCGATGCAGATCGTCTGTAATCGCCTCTTGAAATCCAAACTTGGTGTCGGATCCGAGCAAGACATCGCCAGATGCTCCCTCTTCCAGTACCGACTGCTGACAAGTCGTCCGAGTACGACAATGCATCAAATGTCTTGTTTACCAGATCCCAGGCCTTCTCAGTCTCCGACGACAAAGGGAAAGAGCATAGAAAACGCAAAACATATGCGAGAGCGTACCACTGTGGGTACGTTTGGAATAACCAAGCAAAGTTCCCAGTTGTTTTGCCATTGAGTAGCGAATAACTACTCTCAATCGTGCGGCAGGCCGTGGAAAAAGCTATTTCGCAGAGCCCCTTcgaaggagaaggcgtcGAGCAGTTTTTGTGGTCTGTTTGTGAGATGAGATGCTCGCGAGCCTGCAACATAAAGTCCATTTTGATGTGTGCAGTCGCGTAATGACCCGCAGCAGTTTCTTGGACTTTGGATAGAGATTTGTGGGGAAAGAATTTCTTTTCGAACCATTCTTTGTGTTCGCGCATAAtcattcttctttcttcaagaTCGCCTGTAAGGTCGGCGGTGTCTTGGGCCGTTGCTATCGTACCGAGCACACGCTGCAAGAGCTTTGTGCCTTCAATTTGAGCCAAAGCGAAGGATGTCTGTGTCCAGGCATCTGATTCTGATGGCAGTGTCTCCATCGTAGGGAACAAACAGTCGTCGTCGACATTGAGTGGAAGTCTCAGTCCTTGATGGTGCCAATCAAAACTGTAGGCAAACCCATGATCTTCAGGCGCTCTGTGATCGAGTAGGTTAAGATGCCACCAGAGTCTGAGTCGGCGCTCAGTCTCAAATGGACTCAACCCTAGAGCGGCCCCGTCTCGATGAATGCCAATGGACTGCGCTAACCGGATGGCAGTGCCGATTAGGATCCAGACGCCACGCCCAGGATCGTGAACTCGCAGACTTGTCTGTTTTGAATTAGATAACATGACCGCAAACCTCGGGCGGAAGGGTTCTTTGGCTCACCGCAAAAATGGCAACAGCCTCAACAGTCGTAACGTCGGGTTCGTTGAACAGGTTCAGCTCGATAATGATCTGATTCAATCCATTcttgaacttctccagcaaCTCCGAGCGGTTGTTCGAGGAAATTTTCGAtatctcgtcctcgttcaAGCTGGTTGTGGCAGCGAAGTATATTGCAAAAGCCAGCGCTGAGAAGGATGATATGGTTTGAGACGGGTCGGCTACCAGAGTTATCATGGATGATTGAGTAGTTGGAATATGCAGAACTTTGGCGACGGGGTCCACGTTTTCGATAAACGCTCTCCAAAGCCGTAGTGCTAGTTGAGGTTCCGGGTATAGGTCCGTTGGACTTCCGGTTCTGTCATGTGCTATTGGAGATATTCCAGTTGTTAAATTTAGATCCATGGAGGTGCTCGCAGCTTTCCCACAGTCAAATTGGCGGTCAGGAGGCTTCATGCGTTCTTCCTACGAGATGATTAGCTGATAATTGTCCAGTTGATTGGTGTGTAGCACGCACATCTTGAAAAACATCTAGTAAGTTGGCGTTGTCGACATAATGAACCCTCTCGCCATCTTTCAAGAGAATCTCCCATGATCTCGACGGATTCGCAGGTGACGACTTAGAAAGATATGAAGCCGGAGAAGTCGCTGACTCTGATAGCTTTGCTtgcagcggtggtggtggagccCTAGATGGGGGTTCTCTGTTCATTTGACCAAGCAGAAGTGACTCAAGTCGCTGCAGGCGATCAGAGATATCCTGTAATGATGAGCTCTTCTTTTCAGTGTCACGCTGAATACTCGGGTATGTGCAAATCTCCCTCATGCGAGCGCACTGCGAACAAGGACTCTTGCGATCGCATCGCGTCTTCCTTCGATAGCATCTAACACATGAGCGGCCAGCTTCGCTGGTGCGGGCATGTCGATCGGTGGCATCATCTTGCTCTCTATCCATTGTATCGGTCGTCATGCTCCAAGTATCTTCCCAGGATGCTTGGTAAGTGTAGATTGACTCACGTTGGAGCTTCGGCTCTTTCGGGCCCGGTAGGCCCGCTAATGAGCGAATTATGTAACCCGGCTCATAACTCTAATCACAGAGAACGAAATGAATACACTTCCAACAATACCTACTATAATGTGATCTGCTGATTCCGTAGAAATGAGAATAAACTGCTTGGTCATCAAATGTGCTGAAAGCATATCTCAGTATTCCAACGGTTCTGGGAATTGACATATAAAGAACCGATTTCGGTGCAGCGGGGCCGAAGAGGCCGTGAGCAACAATAGAAGTCTTATACCAGGTCCTTATAAACGCTATAAACTTGTTGGCCTCTAAATTCCTGTTAAAAACAGTTCCTATACACCAACCCATGATGACGTCTCCTAGTGGCTTTCATGGCCGTTTGGAGGGCAATTCATCTGACACAGTTGTCGAGCTCCAGACCAGAGCCCCCGAAGCTGGAGAATCAGCGAAGCAGTTACCTGAAGGTGGCTACGGTTGGGTATGCGCCGTATCCGTGTTTCTCATCAATGGGCATACATGGGGTATCAACAGCGTATGCATTCCCGAACTATAACCCCACCTATGACATTCAGTGAAAGTTAACCGGCAAACCCGAAAGGCTTACGGGGTCCTTCTCTCCTACTACCTTTCCGATCACACATTCCCAAACACCAGCACCCTCGAATATGCATTCGTCGGTGGTTTAAGtatctccatggccttcGTTATATCGCCTCTCTCGACATACATGGTGCATATCTACGGAATCCGACCCGTGACATCAATCGGAGGCATACTAATAGCTTTGTCTCTCATCTGTACCTCCTTCGTCCACCAAAACTGGCAGCTCTTTTTATCCCAGGGCGTATGTTTTGGACTGGGAATGGGCTTTTCGTTCGTCGGCTCTGTCGGTGTTGTGTCGCACTGGTTCCATAAACGCCGAAGTCTGGTTAATGGCATTGTCGCTGCTGGTTCCGGGATTGGTGGATTGACATATTCGCTTGCAGTGAACGCTATGATCTCTAGTCTCGGTTATCCATGGGCCATGCGCATTCTCGGTATCATCTGTTTCGTCGTCATTGTACTCTGTGGCAATCTCCTTCGGCTGCCGCCGAGCTCTGCTCCACGAACTGGTCAAAATCTCATGCGAGTGCAACTATTCCGACAACCGAAATATATCTTCTATCTCTTGTGGGGTGTAT carries:
- a CDS encoding uncharacterized protein (ID:PFLUO_003791-T1.cds;~source:funannotate), with product METLPSESDAWTQTSFALAQIEGTKLLQRVLGTIATAQDTADLTGDLEERRMIMREHKEWFEKKFFPHKSLSKVQETAAGHYATAHIKMDFMLQAREHLISQTDHKNCSTPSPSKGLCEIAFSTACRTIESSYSLLNGKTTGNFAWLFQTYPQWYALAYVLRFLCSFPLSSETEKAWDLVNKTFDALSYSDDLSAVGTGRGSIWRCLARIRHQVWISRGDYRRSASGTRKKINKGVSQSSHVDKANFATHNGSPEDTNIEYEQRDESMLEPEWPSQRMPSSDLSWNIEGDLFSDSMPDMLYLPEWNDIVNGRRPAPT